The Pocillopora verrucosa isolate sample1 chromosome 9, ASM3666991v2, whole genome shotgun sequence genome includes the window AACAACATGCATTTTTTCACATCACACATACACACAGATCGAGGGCAAATTAAAGTCaagataggcaacaaccagtCAAGGAACCTTCTTcaaaatattatccttttctctgGCTCAGTGTATTTTCCCTTGTACTAGAttgcaatatatctttggttagggtatattggagatacaacagtttcagtttgctttttgcAGTAAAAATACTTGGAATTATGTTTTTGAGTCGACTAACTGTAGATgaataatttgattttctttctgttagAGAAAAGGCCGTAAGCATAGTCTCTTTTGCAACCAttatttggtcttgtcacacaGTGGCTCTCTCTCCAACAGGGAAGAGAGGGCATTGTGTAACAAGACCAAACAATGGCTGCAGAGACAACAGTAGTGATACATTTTATCTTTGCTTCGAGGTATTTAGATGatagagacaatagaccacaaaatacctgtgtaatgtgatatttttgatttattgaaagttatgaaaatatcAGGAACATAAACTGTCCCATCTCGACTTACCCAGctaaaaaagtaactcttgcatgctacgtATGCCTATGTTTTTCTTGGTTTGGAAATGAGTGTGAATACGTAAGTCTTATGGGTATCCTTTTTAGTTTGGAAAAAATCCTAAGATGACAAGATTCTTACTGTATCAAAACACCTTATTCTCATTTTTAGATTACCAACTTCCTTGACTCAATAACTTGAAACATAGAGTTTGGCTTTTTGCTCACATAGTTCATGTATGGTGGATTGTATTGGTTTTGAATAAAGAGATGTCATTCTCtaaaaggtttcttttccaAAATAGGGAAGGTAATAAATTTGCTATTGACAGTGTATAGTTATACAAGATATGGCTTAAATTCTGCTTGTAGAGTATTGATCTGTTCATTACTGTTTTTTCATGCACAGGTTGATAATGGGCAAATTCCTGGTCCACTGCAGATGCAGTACAGACCTCAGCAACCCATGTCAGGGGCATTTCCTCCTGTATCAGGCCCTTCCCAGGGTCCtggccattttgtttttactccTCAACAAACAGGATATCCAATGGGACAGCTGTCAGGTCCTTTGTATATTCTTAGGGCCCCTGCCACTCCCATGAATACAATACCGTGGTACAGTCCTAGTCAAAATTTTGAGCCACGCGCACGGGAGaggaaaataattcaaataaaagatcCAAATAGTAACAAAGATGTGACACAGGAAATTCTTAATCGTCAACCATCAGGAAGTGTATCAGGAAGTGTATCAGGAAGTGCATCAGGAAGTACTGGGGGTACACCAACAAACACCCCAGATATATCAGGACAGTCCAGTCGTTCAAGTACACCTCCACTAACATCACAGCAACAAGATATGCGAGCACAGTTTGCAGCGCAGGTAGCTGCAACTTTATCTAGTGACacagataaaaacaaaaaacctggAGACATAATTATACAGAAGCCATCAGTAAATAATAAGTTGACTGTAGGTGCTCCCAAATTAAAATCTGTAGCTGATACATCAAAAGATTACTTGTCAAGGCAAACAGAAATTAGTGCAAACATGACTGCTgtaacagaaagaaaattggcTGAACAGCTGTTAGGAAAGAAGTTAGGAAAACAGGTAAAAGAGGAGTCCAAATCAAGACAACCCAAAAAACAGGACAATCAGCAAGTTCCCAAAGTTGAGCTAACCCTGGAGGGATCTGTAGGAGAAGAAATTATGCTAAAAGCTCCTCAATCAGAGAGTGCAGAAGTTGAGGAGATGGTCAATGGGCATGAGGCTAAGGCTAAAACTGCAAGTGTTACAAAGAACTCTACTGATGTTCAAGGAGCAGGTTTGTATATCTACTCTATATACTCTTACCCCATAAAAGTAGATTGCCATGGTTGCAGAGGTTAAAAGCCAAGTCTGATTCCATTGCTGGTTGTTGAATTGAGAAAAgatatttgtttttgaaaacaaatttttaaaggcaaaatttttaaaatcagttgTAGATCATACTATAATTTGGTCACTTGATACAGATATGAATACCACTGTGTGCAGTGTTCATAAATGGCTATGTGGAAGGACCTAGACTGTATGacaatgaattaaaattgaCTGAATACATTGTGTGAAAATGAGACAGGTTAAATTTGGATCTGTGCTCAGTCAGTTTTAGCCCCATTTAATGAAGTTGAAGAAATTTGGGCAATCCATTAGAACATTAAGCTAGTAATTTTTTGTGAGGCACAACTTTTATATTGCTTTCTTTTGGCTGTGTGGAAAAATATAGGGCTGGCTATTTTtctatcaattttaatttttgcttgaACTCTGATATGCCAAAAGTGTTTGTTTGTGGTATCAACACTTCTTAATCTGTACTGAACTAAAGTTGTAGTCATTTTTCCTGATCAATTTTCTTAGTTAAGGGAGACAAATATAGATATTTGTGAATTCcatttcattgcaaataaaaaagttgcaTTGTTGGTTTGTTCTGACTTGTATGTAATGAATGTCACTTCCATTTCAACAGAGGCATCCTTTCCAGACCTTGATGAAAAGCCTAAAAAACAAGATGGGGAAAGGCTCACATATGAAAGGGATTTCTTGTTGCAGTTTCAGACCCATCCAATGTGTATGTTGAAGCCTGAAGGTCTGCCTGATTTAGAAATTGTTCTTGGCCAAGCAAGAACTCCCTCCAGATCACGATTTTCTCAGAACAGGTAAAACAGGCCAGGCAATGCATATGTCTCTCTACAAACATCCTTAATATAATGTTGACTCTGATGGTTCTTTGAAAAGATCTGCATGGTATACCGCCCCCATAGCTCTGAATTATCTGGCTTTTACTGAATGGTTTTCCTTTTGTGCTCAgttattttcctatttttatgTGCATTGTAACTTAAGGTTTTGGCATTTTCCATTACTCTGTGATCTTCACTGGCTGCTCTGTGCAGATGCCAACTGGTAAGATAAATAACCATTGAACTGGCTCTACCCTGCTGTCACTGATGCCAGCAGTTCCACATGTATTCAGGAAATTTCTGTAGTAAAAGCACTGCTGTTGAGGGAATGGTTTTGTCTATTCTAAAACTAAGAGCTATtcagcatatatatatatatatatatatatatatatatatataactgttTATATTAGTATATAACAGTATATACACCACTGTTTGTGATACTACTTGTGTCATTTGTTCATTTTAAGTTGTGTTTTTACTCTTTCTGTTGCAGGATGCAACCCAAAGATGGTggtgaaaatatgtttttaccTGCATACCTTAGGCAAAATTCAAGAGTATGTCACTCAGtttagttttgctttttctgtTGTATTTGAACTATACAAGATGTTAGAGACGTATATATTGATTATACTCTAGCTatcacaagaaaacaaaatacgtaCATGGTAAAGTGAATCATTTGGTGTAACTGTGATTTTTATGAAGAGTAGCTCATGGTAGCAGGTAGATCTACCTGTAATGCACTTGCTACCTGCTTGAAGCCTTCACATAATACATCTTTGTAGTCCTAACATACACCTTCAAATAGGTTTTCACCAAAGCACAACTACATGACATAATTTAGCATTGACCCTAAAATGTAGGAAAGTCAAAACCTTAAaaatttcccaaggtgctgaaATCTCACTAGGAATAGAAGATTCTCCATGCAGGCCTTCAAAACATCTTGGGGCCCCCATTGTTTTTAAAACCATCATAAGAGATGTCTACTGCGCACCCATCTTTGATCAAATTGGATAAAAATTCTCAACAGCTATCTCCTTAAAAATTGTAGAATAACTCCTCAAACTAAAGTGCAGGACATAGAAATGTAGAAATAAATTAACCCAatagcttaatttttttattcacatTTTGCTTTACCATGAGGGTATGAGTAACCTATAGTACAAGATTTTAAATTGCTCTTACAGTATCAAAATTGTCACTGCAAATTTAAGGGCTAAAAACTTAATTTTACATCATTGTTAATGTTGATTAAATGACCTGATTTGATTACAGCAactgaaaagaacaaagaaaagatgAGTGTGACCAAGTGAAGCTGCAAAATATGACCTCAGTGAAGAACAGATAAAGACTGAGGTATGTTTTCCAAGtatgtaaatataaatttagGTTTACTAATGAAGTGATGGCACAGGAGGAAGAATTCATATTGTCAGCAACACACTAATCCTCTGTCATGTGATGTATAATGATTTTGATACAATTGTAAATAGATGATGGACCGTTGGTGAAGTTATTTATCATTGTAATTTGATATCCTATAAGTATGTTGTGATAGTGACAGAAGCAAATACTCTAGTTAAATACAGTGCATAATTATGATACGAGATGATATTTTACCTTGTGGTCCTTTGAAACAATTGATAATGGTGATGTTTTGGTTTCAAGCTGAGATAATTTACATAGAGTATATTTCAGTGGAGTGTTGTTGAACCAAAGCCATAGTATTCACACTACAACAAAGAACAAAGGTGGATACAAAAAGAGCCTATTTGAACTCAAAAGTTAAAACAAGCACATTGTGTGAAGTACAGGAAAGCATGAGTCGGCAGGTGACTGTTGATGAAGCTACATTCAGTGTGGCTTAATTATGCATATAAAGATGTGCTGATGCCTCATTGCTGTGAGTAGATAAGGTTAAGGAATAATCATTAGTCTGTATGAAGGCACAGAACGTTTTTGGCAATCATGTATCTGTCTGATTGAGTGATGAaatttgatatcttttttttacaCAGAAGTGATGAAAATGTGACCTCATCCAGTGGCACACCTCCATTAGCTGATTAGTAGAAAGTACTTCCCCTGGGACTATACCAGCTGCTgcttgcaaaattaaaaaatgtagaGCAATTATTGGTGGGGCTTTGTTAATCAGTAAGTAAAAGGTGTTGATAATTTTAAATGATATTGTGGaataaaaattcaacttttatCTCAAATCTGATTTGTGGTTTCCTTAGGCTAACATATTGCTTCCCATGTCAACTTGTAAACTCTGCTCTCAAGGTATAAAAGATTATCATACAAAATCAATGAATGGATGAGAAAGGATACATTTATGAGTTGGATGTCATATCTGCGTGTTTCATCTTAGTCAGCTGGAGCCTACCGTATTTTACTCGTGTATAAGTCGACCTTTTATGACCAAAAAATCACCCTCGACTTCTACACGAGTCATACACAAAGACCTGACCCAAGGAATCCAATAAATTAGCATAACAATTGCCTGAAGTCCGTTAGGAATACCGAGTTTATTAAACCAGTTCTAATTGTGTGCGAGCTTTGTCACTTTTCAGCGCATTcttcatcaacaaaaaagtttgaaataataaattttaagtgGCTCAACACAGAGCTACTGGAGCTGATTTCTATTGTGTCTGCGGACTGTAGGGCAGACATTTTTGCTTGTAGCTTCGCTGCTGTTTACGGTGCTGAACTTTCGTCTTCATCGAACGATTTCAGTAGCTCAATGACCTGGCAAATGTTGTTGTCTCGCGCGGTCTTGTTTGTCACACGCCATCGTTCGAAGCTCGTCGGTATTCTTTTGGTATACTTAATCTCCTTTCAAACTCATCATTAAGATAAAGGTTGGTTAAATGCAAGAAGATTCCATTTTCAATGTGATTTACAAAATATGGTGAAATACTTCTCCAGTAAATAAAAGTGCTCCTGTACTCAAGCCTGCCTGTGGTTTTTGATCATATCTATAGTCTTTTAATTAGAAAATTACATCtaataaattaataacaattaaCGAATTAATTATCGACATAGAGACACGTCACAATTAACATGGAGTTATTTAGCGCTAACTTCGGACAGGTTAGGCGTGGTTTTCAGAGGAGCGGCAATTTCCTTCCTGCTGTTTCCGCGTGAGTTTTAGAGCCTTCAAAAACCTGCCAGGTTTGTAGCTAGCAAACCAGAAACTTCGCAAATGAAAAGAGTTTGAACTTGTGAGGACTTTTCTTTCAAACGCACACGGAGCAAACTTCGACACGAGAAATACGTTTACCTGCGCGATTCACACCTGTCATCGAATGTTATTTTCATGAAAGGTCAGTTTTATAGTTATTTGGGGGTAAAGAATTAGTTcgtaaaagaaaacagaaagaggaaaaatgGGGGAAGAGATGGTAACGTCTTTAACACAAAAGACAAATATTGCGCGCGCGTTAGGAGTTTGGCCTCACGCGTGTCACGAACCTTGCCCAGATCGTTCAGAAACCTCGTTCAGAAATAACTTTCGAGTGGATCTTCAAattatgaaacttttaaaaagaagaaatgtGAAGTTGAAAGACATTAGTCACTTCAGATTTAAACTTAGTGCATTGAAGGAAAATGCAACCAAAACTAAGCATACGTCAActtgaagttaattttaatGGCATCTTCTTATTAACCAATAAGCTGATTGCAATTATAAATATTTAGAGAGGAAAGTTTTTTAGCTTGCGTGATCGTCTTCTAGAGTCAGTGTAAATCATAATTGTGCGAGGTGAACTATTTCCCGGCTATCCATAAGCAACCAGAAGACATTGTTCAATAGGAAAGATAGTACTATGAAAGATGGAGAGGTAAAAAGCGTTCTTGTGAATGGTGAATACGCGCGGTAAAAGGCAAGCTTGAGAGCGCAAAGGAAAACGAAATCATGGAATCTATTTAAGCAACGGAGGAAGATTGTTTCTGGCCAGGTCGCAGTTGGTAAGATAGCGTAGAGGAAGCAAAACTGTAAAACCTTGCGAGAGCACGAAAAAAAGCGAGACATTGAAATCAGTGAACAGAGTAACCGCGCaggaaaacagtgaaaactAACGCAACAATGCAAAGTTTTACTCTGCTGATTGTGAATGTTGAATGCGTGCGTGAAAAGGCGAGCTCACGGAATTGGTAAAGAGAACGCACAAGAGAACGAGATCATGCAAATAAAGGGAGAACACAGAGAAAAACGAAATTCTTGGAATTAGAGGAGATAAGAGTACGGAGAAAAGCGAGTCAGCGGGGAAAAGTTAGAGAGCAGAAAGCGCAGAGAAAGCGAATTGTGAAATGAGCAGGGGGTGCAATGCAACGAAAATAGACGAGAGGAATCAGCAGACAAcgcaaagaaaagtgaaatCATGAAATTCAATAAGGGACGGCGCAGAGAAAGGCAAAATGGTGGAATAAGTGGATGTAGAGAAAATTGCATCAGTGCAGAGGGCGGAGAAAGATGGTTTTGCAGAAAGCGTAGAGGAAGCAAAATTTGGAGTGCTGCTGTGAGCGCGAAGAGACTCGAGTCATTCAACTGATAATCGCGTGGAAAACAGTTCAATCGTCTCGCTAGAAAGGTTTTATCTAAACTCTGCTGAGCTTGGAGCAGATCGCGGAAAAAGAGAGATAGAGATATTAATTTGGCATTCGGAAACAGCGAGACAGTGAAATCCGTGAAGAAATGACGAATTTGTAACATCATGGGAAAGCTGGTAAAAAAATGAcctataaatatttttgagtGCGAACGAACAATGCATTTGCGACATACCGCGCGCATTAATAAGCgaaatttttaaacaagagGAATTTACGGGAAGAAGTGGAATGGCCGAAAAGCAATGGAAAGTAATGGAAGGCGCAATTTATGACCAGGgaaagacaaaatttcaaatagAGGCCGAGAAATCGATGCAAAGcacagggaaaaaaaaggagatcGAAAAGTCAGGCGTAAAAAAGGGACACTGTAATATTGTGAAATCAGACATAGCGCGAGAAAAGaatgaataataaaaatcaGCCAACggagaaaagggaaaattgtGAAATTAGCAAATGAAACGCGAAAAAACAGAAGAAGGAACCTTTCGATTTTCCAAAAACTCTTGTGCACTCAGGATAAAAGCGGCTTGTGATGGcaaattaatagtttttttcagttataaAGCTGTTTGAAATTAAGAcattataaatttctttttacataACAGGGTGGTACCAAGGATTCACTGAAAGCTCCCCTACTTCCTGTTTTCTGGCGATCTCAAGAGAGCAGCTATGTGCCCTGGTTCAGAGCACAGGCGAGGCAGCTTTTATAATCCCCAATGTTTTGCAAGCAACCACCTGCACAGCTTCGAGGAATGAGGAGTGTTAGATTGACGGACGCATCGACGTCTGACCCCTGAACACAACTCACGGACCAAGATATAGTCTCAAGTCTTTTTTCGGATCTTTAGAAACGATTCCCGTGGCCACCTCCGTACCTTGCCAAAACGTTGTCTTTGATCCAGAGTACCCAACGAGCTTCGGCTGATGCGATGTAATGACTCAGGAAACATGACACAGCCCTATTTCGCTAAAGAGAAAGATGGTTAAGGCGAGGATCGCTGATGTACAAATGGGTAGACTCAGACGCTATCAAATCACTGAAGGACAAGCGAGCTACTCAAACATcagaaacaataacaaaatgaacTGACGTGACATTACCGCACGAACAGCTTCGTCTCCAGGCCTCTTCTGCTGCTCGCTCTTCCTCGAGGGTGGGGCACAAGAGCTTGGTTGCGTTGCGACTGACGTCTGTGACTGAACAGTTTCTCATTTCCTTTCTACCTCCTctttctcttttgaaatctGATCTTCGTTCCGTCATTCTTACCTGTCTTTAACGCCTTAGTCTCGTTCGCAGAGCCGAGATCTACTTTGTCAGGACCACGGATTGCAAACATAGCTCTGATGGCAGCTGTCccaagttttcaaagaaacctGACGCTCATAACGATCTTTGATATTTTGTCCAtgttattgaccaatcagatttcaggaTCGGAAAAGGGATTTCTTCGGCTTGTTTGCACTGAGACACTGGTTAAAAGAATCGCGCCTCTTAGAACGAGACTCCCAATATCCTCAAAGTATTGCGTAATATTTTAGAGGCGAGTGGATGGACATTTTACATTAGTTCTTATGTAATTTATCCTTCTTAGCCACAAGCAGATGCTTATGTTCAATGAATCCTTTAGGAAACAAAGATTTcaagaaaagacagaaaaggacaagATCAAGTTTATTAACTATGATCCGGTACGTGACACATCAGTCTTTTTCAGCGGAAGAAGTGtgattttgctttgtttgtatGTGgtcttttttgtaaaaatttggtattttatcttttctttgatttcttttttaggaAGCACCAGTACATTCAAGATACAAGCCAAGAGAAGCATTTTCAACCATTACCTTCGACACTCGTGACAGACACATTCTACATACACACTTCACACAATAGATCACACAACACCATGCAGCATCCGGATCATACAGACAAACGTCACAATGCAGTTCAAAAAATAACAAGCAGCATACAAATAAGGAGGACAAACGTCACACAACAAATCACAAAAAATAATGACGCGTAATAGATTACATCATATAGGCGATCACACAGCAGATCACGCACTATGCATAAAGGTCACACAAAGGCGCATAAGCTCTCTTCATAGTTGAGGTGGGGGCCTCTTCATAAACTTTAAATCAGAGGACTCTGGTTGGGGAAAGGTCTGAACAACTGACGAACTGACCAACAGCGACTGTACTGTTTAACATAACACTATCAGACAAATCACCCATG containing:
- the LOC131775409 gene encoding uncharacterized protein, which encodes MQKGKAATSLPTTVLSRGPSQQNTREPPSSQQRPDDFNQRQQQTFPVDNGQIPGPLQMQYRPQQPMSGAFPPVSGPSQGPGHFVFTPQQTGYPMGQLSGPLYILRAPATPMNTIPWYSPSQNFEPRARERKIIQIKDPNSNKDVTQEILNRQPSGSVSGSVSGSASGSTGGTPTNTPDISGQSSRSSTPPLTSQQQDMRAQFAAQVAATLSSDTDKNKKPGDIIIQKPSVNNKLTVGAPKLKSVADTSKDYLSRQTEISANMTAVTERKLAEQLLGKKLGKQVKEESKSRQPKKQDNQQVPKVELTLEGSVGEEIMLKAPQSESAEVEEMVNGHEAKAKTASVTKNSTDVQGAEASFPDLDEKPKKQDGERLTYERDFLLQFQTHPMCMLKPEGLPDLEIVLGQARTPSRSRFSQNRMQPKDGGENMFLPAYLRQNSRQLKRTKKR